aattaaaaattaaaaattaaaaatttttaaattttttaatattaataataaaataataattttatttttatttaaaaaaatttaacaataattgaaGCATAAATGAGTGTTTAAAACAAACGtgaagatattttaaaattagagttaGGTGAAAATTTATCGTTTGCCTTTTTTTAAGAAAGTATATAACTGGCCGTACGAGACACTGGTACTGTTTTTATTTCTGCTTTTATTGTGTACACAGTAGATGTGTAGGCTAGGCAAACAGGATAGGAAGTTTCGTCTCTTTATTTTGGCTCAAATTTGAACAACTAAATTggtatgataatttatatttacaatatatGAGAATATTATACAATCCATGTAATTGAAGATTTTGACCTGCTGCTATGATGACATTACTTTCTCGTGTTAAGTCATAAGCGTCGACCGTAACTTGGATTTTGTTAAGTTAAACTGAAAGTGGAAAACGCtgtaaattgttaattaattctTTTGCTACCTTGCTACTTCTTTTGGCATGTAGCAGATCTGGAATTTGAATGGTTGGAGGACATCAATGTCCTCGTACACCGGGAAGTCTAATGAATTCTCGTGACACGTTCATGTTCCTACCATTCTTTATTGTCGCTTTCACgtgattaatatttaataataatactttCAACCCAACAGCACTAGCGGACAGGCAGCTATGGCTTGTTGCTCAGATTTATTTTCTGCCCTTCACCCTGTTGGCCAGCCTTGACCAGCTGGCggtttctaaatattttttaggccaaaccactatttcccacccaaggtatgctgttataaaaattttcatcttttaattataaaaatatcaaatacccaccaataactaattaaaaataacgataataaaggtaaaatcatcattttctctataatattaaaaaataaactaaaatataatccatTTTtatcccctaaactttaaaaactaaaatttttcctcagtctaaattttaaaaactggcagtttcaccctagggtttggttttgaaatctccgacgacctttCCAGTTCTAttgtcgacgacctctccctcccgagaAATCTTCTCCTTccagcgatctctttcctcccatttggagagCCGATCGATATCAGAGAtgtcttgggagacgaagaacttcgtcgaagaagacaaagttctttgtcttcccagatgaagacgaagccgtcgtcttcatctgggaagacggtcatctttccagaggtcttcttccatagttaaaaggtgggtatttggtgtttccatagttaaagggtggaaacttgccATTACAACATATGTTGGCTGggaagtcatttggcctattttttaATAGCAATCTTTGAATTGGGTTtcaattatttaagttttagaatCTTAGACAGAAGAATGTTCTGGACTGCTCTGGACAAAATGCATGCGTCAATctgttttaatttatgttatctTCTCCTAACAAAATACGTTcttgtaaaaattattatcagtGGTCTGACAAGAGTTCTGATTGTGAATCAGATTTCTACAACTGGAATCGTGTAAAAATTAGATATTGTGATGGAGGTTCGTTTGCTGGAAATGCCGAGTTTGACAATGGGGTAACTGTCTCACtccatttttctttctcttaaattttatcaTGATAAAGGAAAGTGAAATATATGGTATTTGATTGTGTAAAATCCGTTAACACGTTTGATAAAAGAGGTCAGTGCCCTCtaacaattttatatgaaatcatAAACGAGGGAGGCAGtgaaaattatagtttgtttTTGCTGCTTTCTACTTTCCAGAGGGAAAGACCATCTATTGTGCTCAAATTTAACTAATTGATTTGTGTGAATGAATGACAGACGTCATTACTTTATTTCAGAGGGCAAAAAATTTGGGAAGCAATCATTCTCGATCTTCTACCTAAAGGATTGGGAAATGCCAGAAAGGTATGTCCTAGAGATAAAATGTTACTCATAAATTGCAAGAATAgcaaaattttgtatatttttgtcATATGGATAATGATCTATCATAGTTTGATGTGGGCTTGAAACAGTGACTCAATTTCTTCTTCAGGCTTTGCTTTCAGGTTGCTCTGCTGGGGGCTTAGCGACCTTTATGCATTGTGACaacttaaccaaaattttaccGAATGCCACCGTGAAATGCTTGAGCGACGCTGGATTTTTCTTGGATGAGTAAAATTTCACTGCTAAGTATTAATTTTATCTAGGGTTGCACGCAAACTGTGTttgaatcaaaaaatttaatttattttttaaattaaattaaactctagTTATAGAGAGTTTAACTTAGTCGAACTCACGTGGGTTAGATGACTCAATTCGGTTCAAATTTAGTTCAggacttaattcaaattatgttgaGCTAATGGGtaaaaaaacatcattttatcCATTGTTAGATAAAAAGacattgttttgtcaataaattatgaattttaactatGAATTTGACTCATAAATTTGagctatgaattcaaaccataaatttgagtGAAACTTGAACCGAACTCGAATTACTCTTAATTTTGTCTccacaaactcaaatcgaattacttttcatttaaattgaactcaagcCAAGGGATATTCAAACTCATCTTGGTTCATATCCAATCCTAAATTTCATCTTTTGCTTTAAACATTATTTACTCCCCTTTGTTGCCCTTATAATTTTACAGAAGAGACGTAAGTTTGAACCATACAATAAGATTCTTCTACAAAGCTCTCGTTGAACTACAGGTATGTCAACCTTTATTGTTCAAAGCCCTTAAGCATATAATCTTCATTGTGTttcttgatttgaaaatttcatattcatatatgAGAAATGTACATAACAGGGGATagaacaaaatttgaatcaaaactgCACAGAATCCCTCTTTTTTCCCAATCTGGTACGATTTTTGCCATTCAAATCTATTGTTAGCTCATCATGGCATTCATAATTTACTTTGTTTTTCTGCAGTGTTTTTTCCCACAGTATGCCTTGAAGTATATTACAACACCTTATTTCATTTTGAACTCAGCCTACGATGTATTCCAAGTATATTTTTCCTCTGTTTTCTTTAATCTGATATCATATACATCCATTTTGTTGGTCtatttggtttatattatattaagaatTTGATCTAAAATGTGTGACAGTTTCATCACATACTGGTTCCACCTTCTGCTGATTTACGTGGGCACTGGAAGCACTGCAAGCTTAATCCAGCAGAATGTAACACAGACCAGATAGATATACTGCaaggtatatatataaatctttgcTTTGGTAATTActatttaaacataatttccaTTTGGTCAGCTCTACAAGTAGTAATGTTTTGCTTTTCTCAGGTTTCAGGCGTGACATGCTTATAGCTTTGAGATTAGTTAAGTATTCAAGACGTGATGGAATGTTCATAAATTCGTGCTTCGCTCATTGCCAAAGTGAGTCACCAGATACTTGGTTTGCAGTTGATTCCCCCAGAATAAACAATAAGGTAATtcactttaatataaaaatatatgccAATGGGTCTGCCACCTTTTCAAAAGTCATTTCAGAAATTTCACTGTATTGGGTGAATAGATCTGATCCTTCTATTCCTTCTTAAGCACAACACTAAGTCTCGTCAACTCCTGCTTCTCCTGTGCATCACTTGGTGCCCAAGTGCGAGCGCCACATGCTGTGGGCGCCCAGCTTGCCAACCCCAAACCCACAAATAATAGAAAGCAAGTCTAGAAGACATAAAATATATGGTTAGATCCAACCCAAAGTGATTTAAGCAATTCATTGTGTCAGGACGCAACATCCAAACCCAAAAATAATAGAAAGTCTAAATATTTGGTTCAATCTAACCC
The genomic region above belongs to Mangifera indica cultivar Alphonso chromosome 15, CATAS_Mindica_2.1, whole genome shotgun sequence and contains:
- the LOC123198427 gene encoding pectin acetylesterase 9: MKLNEAVEISVVVVLVVLTSAPWRVYSEKRPQPLLVNMTLVENASAIGAFCLDGSLPAYHLHRGFGAGAANWLLQFEGGGWCNDIPSCLERAQTRRGSTRYMIKREVFSGILSNNASLNPDFYNWNRVKIRYCDGGSFAGNAEFDNGTSLLYFRGQKIWEAIILDLLPKGLGNARKALLSGCSAGGLATFMHCDNLTKILPNATVKCLSDAGFFLDERDVSLNHTIRFFYKALVELQGIEQNLNQNCTESLFFPNLCFFPQYALKYITTPYFILNSAYDVFQFHHILVPPSADLRGHWKHCKLNPAECNTDQIDILQGFRRDMLIALRLVKYSRRDGMFINSCFAHCQSESPDTWFAVDSPRINNKTIAEAVGDWYFSRRVTREIDCGYPCDSSCRNLIP